Sequence from the Nocardia cyriacigeorgica GUH-2 genome:
TGTCGGCGTGCGCGCCACCGTTGAGGATGTTCATCATCGGCACCGGAAGCACATGCGCGTTCGGGCCGCCGAGGTAGCGGAACAGCTCGAGGCCGGAGGATTCGGCGGCGGCGCGGGCCACCGACAGCGAGACACCGAGCAGGGCGTTGGCGCCCAGCCGCGACTTGTCGGGGGTGCCGTCCAGATCGAGCAGCACCTGGTCGACGGTGCGCTGCTCCACCGCGTCCAGACCGATGACGGCCGGGGCGATCTCGTCGAGCACACCCTCGACGGCCTTCTGCACACCCTTGCCCAGGTAGCGGTCGCCGCCGTCGCGCAGCTCCACCGCCTCGTGCTCACCGGTGGACGCGCCGGACGGCACGGCCGCCCTGGTCAGCGTGCCGTCGTCGAGGGCGATCTCGACCTCGACGGTGGGGTTTCCGCGCGAATCCAGGATCTCGCGAGCTCCGACCTGTTCGATGATGGCCACGAAAACGACACTCCTTCGGCTGCTGGCACGGTGGTTGCTGACGTGTTGGCCGTGCGCTGCGAGCCTAACGCCCACCGGGCTCAGCGAGTAACCGGCACTCCGAGTGCCCGGTGCGGGCGGTGCCGCGTGCGAGCGGCTCACACCCGCCGGCCCACGCTGTAGGCGGCGGCGCGGTCGCGCACGTCCATCATGTAGCTCTCGGAACGGTTGTAGGTGAACAGCGCCTTGGACCAGCCTTCGGGCGTGGTGAGCACGCCGCCGCTGTCGCAGAGGTAGCGGGCGGCGGTGAGGGCGGCGTCATCGATGCTGTGCGGGTCGATCACGCCGTCGCCGTTGGCGTCCACGCCCCAGCGCTTCCAGGTTTCCGGGATGAACTGCAGCGGGCCGACCGCGCGGTCGTGCACCGGATCGCCGTCGAGGGCGCCGTTATCGGTATCGGGGATACGCGCGACGCCCGGCGAGCCGTCCAGGGCGATGCCGATGATCGGCGGGGCGACGTTGCCGGTTTCGCTCACCTCGGAACCGCGGTAGGTACCGTGCTTGCTTTCCACGCTGCCGATGCCGGCCAGGGTGGTCCAGGCGATACCGCAGTCGGGTCGCGCACGCACCATCACCGCGGCCGCGTAGCCGTAAGCCTCCAGCGCGGGGACGGGGATGCGCAGGGTGTCGGAGAGATCGGCAGCCCAGGCGTTCAGCTGGACGGCGGTGCGGCCGGGGGCGTCGATATCGATCACCGGCAGCGGCGCGCCGGGCCCCGGCGGCAGTCCTTCCGGGATCGGCACCAGGTCGCGGTCGATCCCGCAACCGGCGAGCACCAGCGCGGCGAGGGCGGCGGCGAT
This genomic interval carries:
- a CDS encoding lytic transglycosylase domain-containing protein gives rise to the protein MLSKKTGAIAAALAALVLAGCGIDRDLVPIPEGLPPGPGAPLPVIDIDAPGRTAVQLNAWAADLSDTLRIPVPALEAYGYAAAVMVRARPDCGIAWTTLAGIGSVESKHGTYRGSEVSETGNVAPPIIGIALDGSPGVARIPDTDNGALDGDPVHDRAVGPLQFIPETWKRWGVDANGDGVIDPHSIDDAALTAARYLCDSGGVLTTPEGWSKALFTYNRSESYMMDVRDRAAAYSVGRRV